The sequence TCCCGAACCACTTTCTTTGTCGGGAAATGTTCGTCAGAATGTGAATGATTTCATAGAAGGTTTCGAAATATATCTAATCGCGTCGGGACTGGAAAATCAGGAAGAGAGAGTGAAAGTGGCCACATTCAAAGCGGCTCTTGGGCTAGAAGCGAGGAAAATTTTTAACAACTGGCCGCTCTTGCCAGCAGAAACAAATAGTGTAAGTGCTTGTATGGAATCGGTGAAGAAATACATGGTGCCCAAAAGAAACGTCAAACTCGCCCGGTATGAGTTTTTGCAGTGCAAACAACAAGTAGCCGACGGTGCTGGTGATGGTGAAACGATGTCACAATTCATCAATAGAGCCAGGGCGCTTGTTAAAGATTGCAACTGGGGTAACATGGAAGAAGAAATGCTTCGTGATATCATAGTGGCTGGTTTGAGTGACACTCGGCTGAAGAAAGCGTTTATTGATAAACCAGAGCTTACTGCTAAACAAGTGATCGACCAGTGTATGTCCGAAGAGGCTACAAGGAAGGAGCTAGAGAAGAATAAATGGATGGAAGAGAAACACGTTGTAAACAAAATATATAGAAAGCATATGAAATCGAAGCTGTGCTCTTACTGTGGGAACGAGTATCATAAGAGTTTGGCTGATTGTCCCGCTCAGGGCAGTGAATGTCGCTATTGTAAACAGCGGAATCACTTCGAAGTCATGTGTTGGAAAAAGCGAGAAGAtatggaaaagaagaagaaaaatgagaaGCAGAGTAGGAAGAATAAGAGTGGACGATTCAACAAAAAAGTGCATACGATTGGGGAAGAAAATTCCAACGAAAGCAGCACAGAAGAAGAGTTGGAAGAAGAAGTCATAGACTCAATCGAATTTCTGTACAGTGTGGAACAAGGACATTCTGGACTCCTGAAGGCCGACTTGACCTTTCTGGACAGTGGAAATCATTCAAAACAGGTCCACTGCATTTTGGATACAGGAGCTTCGTGCAACGTCGTGGGCCTACCGTCgcttttggaaattctgaataCGAAATCAATTTCCCTCGATAGAAATCGAGTTATCCTGAAGGGATTTGGCGGCTCTTCGATTAGCACTGTAGGAAGAACAACCGTCGATGTTCGACATAAAGGAAACTATATAAGGCAGTGTTCAACGTAGTACAGTTTCCTCAGATGCCAATCCTATCCAAGCACACATGTCTTAAGCTGGAGCTAGTTAAACTTTGTATGACCGTGATGGAGCAACAAGAAACAGAGGCCAGAAATATTGTGTCTCGATTTTCGACTGTATTTCAAGGCTTAGGTAGACTCGAAGGCGACGTGCATCTCGAGGTAGATTCATCCATCAAACCAATTATACAGACTGCTCGCCGTATCCCAGTCACAATGCGGGAAGAGCTCAAACAACAGCTAGACGAAATGGAAAAAATGGAGATTGTCGTTAGGGTGGAAGAGCCCACGGATTGGGTGAGTAATCTTGTCCTTGTGAAACGAAGTGGTAAAATTCGAATATGCATAGACCCAATTTTATTGAACACCGCTCTCAAAAGACCGCATTACCCAATTCCCACCATAAATGAACTATTACCAGAACTCTCAAATGCTAAGATTTTCACTACAGTTGACGCTAAATCTGGTTTTGGCAGGTAAAACTGGATGACGAGAGCTCAAAGCTGACCACTTTCTGGACTCCATTTGGGCGTTATCGTTGGTTGCGAATGCCGTTTGGAATCTCGCCCGCGCCAGAAATCTTTCAACGAAAGTTGCACGAAGCAGTTCATGGCCTTAAGGGCGTGCGTGCATTGGCCGATGATATTCTTATCTTTGGATGCGGACAAAGTACAGAAGAAGCTATGGTAGACCACAAACCGAAATCTGCAAGCGTTTCTAGAGAGGATGGCGAAAAAGAATGTAAAGCTGAATAATGAGAAGATTCGTTTGTGCCAGCCCATGGTCAAATTTTTCGGACACGTGCTCACTCCCGATGGTGTTAAACCAGATCACGACAAGATTCACAGTATCAAGGTGATGGAAGAACCTCAAGACGAGGCTGCTCTTCTTCGATTCTTAGGAATGGTAACATACCTAACAAGTTACCTTCCTAAGCTAGCCACAGTAGCCGAACCACTGAGACGCCTGACTAAGAAAGATGAACCATGGAAGTGGGACACAGAACATCGACAAGCCTTTGAACGCGTGAAGGCTTTGGTGACAAAGGCACCAGTACTGAAATATTTTGATATTCGAAAAGACGTGACCATTCAATGCGACAGTAGCAGTGTTGGGCTTGGAGCTGTCCTTCTTCAAGGCGGACAACCAGTGTGCTACGCTTCAAAATCGCTCACACCAACGGAGAGGCGGTacgcacagatagaaaaagagACGTTGGCAATACTGTACGCATGTCGTAagtttgaattttacattattggAAAAAAAGTAACTGTACAAACGGATCACCAACCGCtattgagaattttcaaaaggcCACTGACCGAAGCTCCCATGAGACTGCAGCGGATGCTTCTCGCCCTCCAACGATACAAAATCACATTGCAGTTCAAGCCAGGGAAGGAAATTGTGATTGCGGATATGCTATCGAGGGCAGCTTTCGCTGCAGGAGATGGTACGAACCAGGATATTTACGACATCTACACGATAGATATGGATTTTTCTTTCGAAGAGTTTGAGCAAATAAACGTGATGGATTATGCCCCGATTTCGGACTACCGGCTGGATCAAATACGCAAAGAATCTCATCAGGACGAGGATATCCAATGGATAATCCGGGCAATCGTGGAAGGATGGCCCAGCAGACCACAAGAAGCACCGGACcgtgttcaagttttttggAAATACAAAGACGATTTGAGTGTTCAGGGTGGCATTGTCTACAGAAACGATCGGATTTTAGTTCCTTCGAATCTGAGGTCAGAAATTCTAAAGCGTTTACATGCTTCTCACTCTGGAATTGAGGCCACAATGAAGCTAGCTCGGGACACAGTATTCTGGCCGGGAATCAACCGCGACATAAAAGAACGTATTCAgaattgtaacatttgcatCAAGTACTCCTCCAGTCAACAACATCAACCAATGCAAACTCATCAAATTCCAAATTATCCGTTCCAAAAGGTTAGTAT comes from Armigeres subalbatus isolate Guangzhou_Male chromosome 2, GZ_Asu_2, whole genome shotgun sequence and encodes:
- the LOC134212747 gene encoding uncharacterized protein LOC134212747 translates to MPSDDEFEDSVESDLGGPSVRKNTAVKLTSTSANVAAAASSVVTRVINNNVPFPEPLSLSGNVRQNVNDFIEGFEIYLIASGLENQEERVKVATFKAALGLEARKIFNNWPLLPAETNSVSACMESVKKYMVPKRNVKLARYEFLQCKQQVADGAGDGETMSQFINRARALVKDCNWGNMEEEMLRDIIVAGLSDTRLKKAFIDKPELTAKQVIDQCMSEEATRKELEKNKWMEEKHVVNKIYRKHMKSKLCSYCGNEYHKSLADCPAQGSECRYCKQRNHFEVMCWKKREDMEKKKKNEKQSRKNKSGRFNKKVHTIGEENSNESSTEEELEEEVIDSIEFLYSVEQGHSGLLKADLTFLDSGNHSKQVHCILDTGASCNVVGLPSLLEILNTKSISLDRNRVILKGFGGSSISTVGRTTVDVRHKGNYIRQCST